In one Crocinitomicaceae bacterium genomic region, the following are encoded:
- a CDS encoding YgiQ family radical SAM protein — MHPINRPLNDWLPITKKELEHHGWDQLDVIIVSGDAYVDHPSFGTAVIGRIIQSEGFSVGIIPQPQWQDDLRDFKKFGKPKYFFGVTAGCMDSMVNHYTAGRRKRSTDAYTPGGAAGFRPDYASRVYAQILKELYPDVPVVIGGIEASLRRVTHYDYWSDKLFPSILVDSGADILVYGMGEKALREILSLLKKGVPFSSLKTIPQTAVIIEENEPLPKNKNWEDVSLHSHEICLADKIKYASNFKTVEIESNKLHARRILQKNGKRTVVINPPYYTMTEQEIDRSFDLPYTRLPHPKYAKRGAIPAYEMIKFSINMHRGCFGGCSFCTISAHQGKFIASRSEKSILNEVEQVVNHPEFKGYISDIGGPSANMYKMKGKDLSICEKCISPSCINPVICSNLDTSHKPLLNIYKKVDAHPKVKKAFIGSGIRYDLLVKEFNKQADEKEIEEYITQVVTRHTSGRLKVAPEHTSDNTLRLMRKPSFQFFHKFKEVYDKIQRKNGLNQPLIPYFISSHPGCEEVDMANLAAETKDLGFQLEQVQDFTPTPMTVATEIYYSGVHPYTLKPVYVPRSKQEKEDQHRFFFWYKNENRAWISDKLKAAQRPDLAEKLLGKPRADFKKSSNHKPKVQEKNQVPKWLEEKRKSRKGK, encoded by the coding sequence ATGCATCCAATCAACCGCCCCCTCAATGACTGGTTACCCATTACAAAAAAAGAGCTTGAACATCATGGATGGGATCAGCTTGATGTGATCATTGTATCAGGTGATGCGTATGTTGATCATCCTTCATTTGGAACTGCCGTTATTGGACGCATTATTCAAAGTGAAGGGTTTAGTGTTGGAATTATTCCGCAACCGCAATGGCAAGATGATTTGCGTGATTTCAAAAAATTCGGGAAGCCAAAATATTTTTTCGGAGTTACTGCCGGCTGCATGGATTCCATGGTGAATCATTATACCGCGGGACGAAGAAAAAGATCAACGGATGCGTACACCCCTGGCGGGGCAGCAGGTTTCAGGCCTGATTACGCATCACGCGTGTATGCTCAGATACTAAAAGAATTATATCCGGATGTTCCGGTGGTGATTGGCGGAATTGAAGCATCATTGCGCCGGGTTACCCATTATGATTATTGGTCAGATAAATTATTCCCTTCAATTTTGGTTGACAGCGGCGCTGATATTTTAGTTTACGGAATGGGTGAAAAAGCATTGCGTGAAATTTTAAGTCTGCTCAAAAAAGGGGTGCCGTTTTCGTCTTTGAAAACTATTCCGCAAACTGCCGTGATTATTGAGGAGAATGAGCCCTTGCCAAAAAATAAAAATTGGGAAGATGTCAGCCTTCATTCTCATGAAATATGTTTGGCAGATAAAATAAAATATGCATCCAATTTTAAAACTGTTGAGATAGAATCAAACAAACTTCACGCGAGACGAATATTGCAAAAAAACGGAAAACGCACGGTAGTGATCAATCCACCTTATTACACCATGACAGAGCAGGAGATTGACCGTTCATTTGATTTGCCTTACACCCGTTTGCCGCACCCAAAATATGCTAAGAGGGGAGCAATACCTGCGTATGAAATGATTAAATTTTCTATCAATATGCATCGCGGTTGTTTTGGTGGATGCAGCTTTTGTACCATATCAGCCCACCAGGGAAAATTCATTGCATCACGCAGTGAAAAATCTATTTTAAATGAAGTTGAGCAAGTAGTGAATCACCCTGAGTTTAAAGGGTATATTTCAGATATTGGCGGACCATCAGCGAACATGTATAAAATGAAGGGCAAAGATTTAAGTATTTGTGAAAAGTGCATCAGTCCTTCGTGCATCAATCCGGTAATTTGTTCAAATTTGGATACCAGTCATAAACCCTTGTTGAATATCTATAAAAAAGTTGATGCTCATCCAAAGGTGAAGAAGGCATTTATTGGATCCGGAATTCGTTACGATTTGCTTGTTAAAGAGTTCAACAAACAAGCAGATGAAAAAGAAATTGAAGAGTACATTACCCAAGTAGTAACAAGGCATACGTCCGGCAGATTAAAGGTGGCACCTGAGCACACGTCAGATAATACGTTGCGCTTGATGCGAAAACCATCATTCCAATTCTTTCACAAATTCAAAGAGGTTTACGATAAAATTCAGCGCAAGAATGGATTAAATCAACCCTTGATTCCTTATTTTATTTCTTCGCATCCCGGTTGTGAAGAGGTTGACATGGCAAATCTGGCAGCCGAAACAAAAGACTTGGGATTTCAGTTAGAACAAGTGCAGGATTTCACTCCAACGCCAATGACTGTGGCAACTGAAATCTACTATTCGGGAGTACATCCCTACACGTTAAAACCGGTCTATGTTCCACGTTCAAAACAAGAAAAAGAAGATCAACATCGGTTTTTCTTTTGGTATAAAAATGAAAATCGTGCTTGGATTAGTGATAAATTAAAAGCAGCTCAGCGACCAGATCTTGCTGAAAAATTATTGGGTAAACC
- a CDS encoding energy transducer TonB has product MKKFTLFSLVLLSSFFLFGQNIKKSEKTVHKFMHALGKNNFQAASKYTILDAKNMFSAPELIYSYSGENKLKYVAKFYRELKIIRFEFFEGEYGVECLMVTSWNGNRFDFNLHLTLVDNKWFIYYFNFDDVDFQEMDEDGFCEIKEMKTKPSEIVLNFIRLHNEGQKPMASEFTFFIAKKEYESMGENHANTIPVVVLDINCAPQRKGIEVNCVCTGLNQNADTIVARYGLTIVNKEWKIFAFGSGRSPNAVVTSFTLALNSGDCQTALSLTTSVATDNVLAAIDAGCASSPTEILSTECTTSGNKARCTCTEKRDGMEMTFVYDLTKTDNGWLVSNYQKDLGLDMGTSEDSLMQDMYAVDDENIYETLDTMPQFPGGQTELEFFIANELRYPEVARKSGLEGTVIVGFIVDPYGEIYDITLIKGMQKSMDEEAIRVVKTMPLWNPGQKNGKFVHSKVQVSINYKI; this is encoded by the coding sequence ATGAAAAAGTTTACTCTATTCTCTTTGGTATTATTGTCGTCATTTTTTTTATTTGGACAGAACATTAAAAAATCAGAAAAAACAGTTCACAAATTCATGCATGCACTTGGAAAAAACAATTTTCAGGCAGCCTCAAAATATACCATACTTGACGCAAAAAACATGTTTTCAGCTCCAGAATTAATATACTCCTATTCGGGCGAAAATAAACTGAAGTACGTAGCCAAATTTTATAGAGAATTAAAAATAATCAGATTCGAATTTTTTGAAGGAGAATACGGGGTTGAATGTTTAATGGTAACCTCATGGAATGGTAACCGCTTTGATTTTAATTTGCATCTCACATTAGTTGATAACAAGTGGTTTATCTACTATTTTAACTTTGATGATGTAGATTTTCAAGAAATGGATGAAGATGGATTTTGCGAGATAAAAGAAATGAAAACCAAACCCTCAGAAATTGTTTTGAACTTCATTCGCTTGCACAACGAAGGACAAAAACCGATGGCATCGGAATTCACATTTTTTATAGCTAAAAAAGAATATGAATCAATGGGTGAAAATCATGCAAATACTATCCCTGTTGTGGTGCTTGATATTAATTGTGCACCGCAACGTAAGGGCATAGAAGTAAATTGCGTGTGCACCGGACTAAATCAAAATGCAGATACCATCGTAGCGCGTTACGGACTGACAATTGTCAATAAAGAATGGAAAATTTTTGCGTTTGGATCAGGAAGATCTCCTAATGCCGTGGTGACAAGCTTTACTCTTGCACTCAATTCAGGTGACTGTCAAACCGCGCTTAGCCTAACAACATCAGTTGCTACGGATAACGTATTAGCAGCAATTGATGCCGGATGCGCATCATCACCCACTGAAATACTAAGCACAGAATGTACTACCTCAGGCAATAAAGCACGCTGCACTTGCACTGAAAAAAGAGACGGTATGGAAATGACCTTTGTCTATGACCTTACAAAAACTGACAACGGCTGGCTAGTTAGTAACTACCAAAAAGATTTAGGATTGGATATGGGAACCAGTGAAGATTCATTGATGCAGGACATGTATGCAGTAGATGACGAAAATATTTATGAAACACTAGACACGATGCCACAATTTCCCGGCGGTCAAACTGAACTTGAATTTTTTATTGCCAATGAATTGAGATATCCTGAAGTGGCGAGAAAATCCGGTCTTGAAGGAACAGTAATAGTTGGTTTTATTGTTGATCCTTATGGTGAAATTTATGATATTACTTTAATCAAAGGAATGCAAAAATCAATGGATGAAGAAGCTATACGCGTTGTAAAGACAATGCCATTGTGGAATCCCGGTCAGAAAAATGGAAAATTCGTACATTCCAAAGTGCAAGTTTCAATCAATTATAAAATCTAG
- a CDS encoding MarC family protein, with translation MGFDIIEIGKAFMVLFAVIDVFGSIPVIIKIKQSSGEINSLKASLVAFVIMIAFLFGGEWILSALGVDIRAFAVAGSLIIFALACEMIFGIQMFRAEAGSAKTVSVVPVAFPLIAGAGTMTTLVSLRAEYEAINISIAVFLNVIIVYVVLRLTRKMEELLGVGGIAIIKKVFGIILLAIAVKLFADNVKLLFVS, from the coding sequence ATGGGGTTTGATATAATTGAAATAGGTAAGGCTTTCATGGTGCTATTTGCCGTGATTGACGTTTTCGGATCTATACCGGTTATAATAAAAATTAAACAGTCAAGCGGTGAAATAAATTCGCTGAAAGCATCTTTGGTTGCCTTTGTTATTATGATTGCATTTTTGTTTGGAGGTGAATGGATTTTGAGTGCACTTGGAGTTGATATTCGTGCGTTTGCCGTTGCAGGATCACTGATAATTTTTGCGCTTGCATGTGAAATGATTTTTGGTATTCAAATGTTCAGGGCTGAGGCGGGTAGCGCAAAAACTGTTTCAGTTGTTCCGGTTGCTTTTCCGCTGATAGCCGGAGCCGGAACCATGACCACGTTGGTTTCTTTAAGGGCAGAGTATGAAGCAATCAACATTTCCATAGCGGTTTTTTTAAACGTGATTATCGTTTATGTGGTGTTGCGATTGACCAGAAAAATGGAGGAGCTTTTAGGAGTTGGAGGAATTGCAATTATTAAGAAAGTATTTGGCATTATTCTACTGGCCATTGCAGTAAAACTTTTTGCAGATAACGTGAAACTACTTTTTGTTTCTTAA
- a CDS encoding phosphoribosylglycinamide formyltransferase: MIKKHIVIFASGGGSNAEVIMRHFKNHPKIDVVLVVSNNPKAGVLHRADSFGVPCYVYQSAELENGIMEKTLQAYRADFIVLAGYLKKIPDSLIKKYNNRMVNIHPALLPKFGGKGMYGMNVHKAVVAAGENKSGITIHYVNEYYDEGAIIEQHEVEILPTDSAERVSQKVLELEHEYFAPCIENIVLKLA, translated from the coding sequence ATGATTAAAAAGCACATTGTGATTTTTGCTTCAGGTGGAGGCAGCAATGCGGAGGTGATAATGCGACATTTCAAGAATCACCCAAAGATAGATGTAGTACTTGTTGTATCAAACAATCCGAAAGCCGGTGTATTACATAGGGCAGATTCATTTGGCGTGCCCTGTTATGTATATCAATCTGCAGAATTAGAGAATGGCATTATGGAAAAAACCCTGCAGGCTTATAGGGCTGATTTTATTGTGCTTGCAGGATATCTTAAAAAAATTCCCGATTCGCTGATTAAAAAATACAATAACCGCATGGTGAACATTCATCCGGCATTGTTACCAAAATTTGGAGGCAAAGGAATGTATGGAATGAATGTGCATAAAGCAGTAGTTGCGGCCGGAGAAAATAAATCAGGCATCACTATTCATTACGTGAATGAGTACTATGATGAGGGAGCAATTATTGAACAACATGAGGTAGAAATTTTACCTACTGATTCTGCTGAACGTGTATCTCAAAAAGTGTTAGAATTGGAGCATGAATATTTTGCGCCGTGTATTGAAAATATTGTTTTGAAATTGGCATGA
- a CDS encoding NifU family protein has product MIPITLYAEMTPNPNTMKFVANKYLLLDERTVEFVSLADTKGFSPLAEALFQFPFVKSVFLSSNFITVTKDANLDWDFIVMELRDFIREWLMNGKEILIRMPDESQLKSHAGETHQNSQPAVPEKEFTPSEFDEPIRALLNEYVKPAVENDGGAIEYVGFENGTVTVKMKGSCAGCPSSTATLKGGIENLLRSHLDAVKEVVALSA; this is encoded by the coding sequence ATGATTCCAATTACCTTATATGCTGAAATGACCCCAAACCCAAACACCATGAAGTTTGTGGCCAATAAATATTTGCTGCTTGATGAGCGCACGGTGGAGTTTGTTTCGCTTGCTGATACCAAAGGATTTTCTCCGCTGGCTGAAGCCTTGTTTCAATTCCCGTTTGTGAAATCTGTTTTCTTGTCTTCTAATTTTATAACGGTTACTAAAGACGCTAATCTTGACTGGGATTTCATAGTAATGGAATTGCGTGATTTTATCCGAGAATGGCTGATGAATGGTAAAGAAATTTTAATCAGAATGCCCGATGAAAGTCAGTTAAAAAGTCATGCCGGAGAAACACATCAAAACAGTCAACCTGCTGTACCTGAAAAAGAATTTACTCCTTCAGAATTTGACGAGCCTATCCGCGCATTGTTGAATGAATATGTAAAGCCGGCCGTTGAAAATGATGGTGGCGCAATTGAATATGTTGGCTTTGAAAACGGCACGGTTACTGTAAAAATGAAAGGCTCTTGCGCGGGCTGTCCTTCTTCAACCGCCACCTTAAAAGGCGGAATTGAAAATTTGTTGCGCTCACATTTGGATGCTGTCAAAGAAGTAGTTGCCCTTTCTGCTTAG
- a CDS encoding saccharopine dehydrogenase NADP-binding domain-containing protein, translating to MKKILVIGAGLSASSMIRYFCQNSEKEGWRIKVGDQNLQLAKAKIEGCKNAEAIELDGLNAEQRGPLIEWADLVISMLPAIYHVEVAKDCLKYKTNLITPSYVSEGMKELHDEAVKAGLLFMNEMGVDPGIDHMSAKKILDEVEANGGRMHIFESFTGGLIAPESDNNPWNYKFTWNPRNVVIAGQGGAAKFIQEGQYKYIPYNKLFRRTEIIRIESYGEFEGYANRDSLKYRDVYNLQSIPTIYRGTLRRKGFSKAWDCFVQIGATDDTYVLEGSKDMTKRDFINAFLPYNPHDSVELKLRHYLKIDQDDIIWDKLVWLGIFEKKKMNFTEDVTPAFFLQKILEEKWKLEPQDKDMIVMWHKIVYHKENSYHEINSHMVAIGEDQTHTAMSKTVGLPIAICAKMVLNGQIKLTGVQLPLYKEIYEPILNELEEYGISFKEKKLDKAVLYDVIV from the coding sequence ATGAAAAAAATTCTTGTTATTGGGGCGGGTCTATCAGCGTCCAGCATGATCAGATATTTTTGTCAGAACTCAGAGAAAGAAGGCTGGCGCATTAAAGTTGGTGATCAGAATTTGCAGTTGGCAAAAGCCAAAATAGAAGGATGCAAAAACGCTGAAGCCATTGAGTTGGACGGTCTGAATGCAGAACAGCGCGGACCGCTTATTGAGTGGGCTGATCTGGTGATTTCTATGCTCCCGGCAATATATCACGTTGAGGTTGCAAAAGATTGTTTGAAATATAAAACCAATCTAATCACCCCATCTTATGTGTCAGAAGGCATGAAAGAACTTCATGATGAGGCGGTCAAAGCCGGACTGTTATTTATGAATGAGATGGGAGTTGATCCTGGAATTGATCACATGAGCGCAAAAAAAATTCTGGATGAAGTAGAAGCCAACGGCGGCAGAATGCACATTTTTGAGTCATTTACCGGTGGACTGATTGCGCCTGAAAGCGACAACAATCCATGGAATTATAAATTCACGTGGAACCCAAGAAACGTGGTTATTGCCGGACAAGGCGGCGCAGCAAAATTCATTCAAGAGGGGCAATATAAGTACATACCGTATAACAAATTGTTTAGACGTACTGAGATAATTCGCATTGAATCATACGGAGAATTTGAAGGCTATGCTAATCGTGATTCACTTAAGTACCGTGATGTGTATAATCTACAAAGCATTCCAACAATTTATCGTGGAACGCTCAGAAGGAAGGGATTTTCAAAAGCTTGGGATTGTTTTGTGCAAATTGGAGCAACTGATGATACGTATGTTTTGGAAGGGAGCAAAGACATGACAAAACGTGATTTTATCAATGCGTTTCTTCCTTATAATCCACATGATTCTGTTGAATTGAAACTGAGACATTATTTAAAAATTGATCAAGATGATATTATCTGGGATAAATTAGTTTGGCTTGGAATTTTTGAAAAGAAAAAAATGAATTTCACCGAAGATGTCACGCCGGCATTTTTTCTGCAAAAAATACTTGAAGAAAAATGGAAACTTGAGCCACAAGACAAAGATATGATTGTGATGTGGCATAAAATAGTTTATCATAAAGAGAACTCTTACCATGAAATCAATTCACACATGGTAGCTATTGGAGAGGATCAGACGCATACCGCCATGAGTAAAACCGTTGGATTACCCATTGCTATTTGTGCAAAAATGGTGTTAAACGGTCAAATAAAATTGACAGGTGTTCAATTGCCTTTGTACAAAGAAATATATGAACCAATTTTGAATGAGTTGGAAGAGTACGGAATTAGCTTCAAAGAGAAAAAATTAGACAAGGCCGTATTATACGATGTGATTGTCTGA
- a CDS encoding acetyl-CoA carboxylase biotin carboxyl carrier protein subunit yields the protein MPTTILVNQISKSILSDHLKVLGENVFSLHLNGQNLILEVLNIQLAEKIMRIRVKHTTYELQFKDDLDLVLDKMGIQRSANIAQKDLRAPMPGKVIDVLAKEGDKLEKGDNILILEAMKMENVLKAENSCVVRKINIKPLENVEKNQVLVELDF from the coding sequence ATGCCAACAACAATTCTTGTAAATCAAATATCAAAAAGTATATTGTCTGACCATTTAAAAGTGTTAGGTGAAAATGTATTTTCATTACATTTAAATGGACAAAATTTGATTCTAGAGGTACTTAATATCCAATTAGCTGAAAAAATCATGCGCATCAGGGTAAAACATACCACGTATGAATTACAATTTAAGGATGATTTGGATTTGGTATTGGATAAAATGGGCATTCAAAGAAGTGCAAATATTGCTCAAAAAGATTTGCGCGCACCAATGCCGGGTAAGGTGATTGACGTATTGGCAAAAGAAGGGGATAAGCTTGAAAAAGGAGACAATATTCTAATTCTTGAAGCAATGAAAATGGAGAACGTATTGAAGGCTGAAAACTCATGTGTTGTCCGAAAAATCAATATCAAACCACTTGAAAATGTTGAGAAAAATCAAGTGTTGGTAGAACTGGATTTCTAA